The Deinococcus misasensis DSM 22328 sequence GCCCTTCACATGGTTTGCAGGCATGGCCTGTTCGCGCAGATACGTGCCAAACACGCCGGGGGTGAACGCAGGATCGAAGTCGTAAGGTCCAGCGATGCCAATCACCCCTTTGAAATCGGTGGGCTTGAGGCCCTCTGCGGACAACAGATCTTGATTGATGATGGCTTCTGCAACGTTATAGGCCCCTGCCGAGTGACCCATCACGAACACTTCATTGGGGTTTCCAGAGTGCTGCTGGATGTTGTCTTTGACCCATTTGAAGGCTTTTACGGTGTCTTGCACAAAAGCCGGATAAGTGAATTGTGGAGCCAGTCGGTAGTTGACCAGCACCGTCACGTAGCCTGCTCTGGCAAAAGATTCTCCGACGAATTCAAAATTGTCTTTGCTGTAGCTTTGCCAGGATCCGCCGTGCACAAAAACCACCACCGGATGGGTGCCTTTCTGGCGGGGCAGGTAGATGTCCAGTTTCTGACGGCTTTCCGTGCCATAAGGGATGTTGTGTTGCACCTGCAGATCGCGGGTGACGGTCAGGGTGTTCAGCAGGTTCAGGTCCCGGTTCTGTGCCTGTGCCACCAGAGGCAGGGTCAAGAGGGCTGTGGCAAGGAGCAATTTGATTTTCATGGAGTCAGTCTAATCTTTTTGGAGAAGGTCTTTTGTGCTTCATGTAACCGATTTGCAAAGCTCAGGGCTGTTTCTGCATGAAGTCCAGCACGGTTTGCCTGAGCGTGAAGAACCCCGAGGTCCTTCGCATCAGTGTGATCAGCACATCGCTGTGCCCGAGGTTGGGAACGGTGACCGTGCTGACTGGGGTCTGGTTGTTTTTGAGGGCTTGCTCCAGACGCACCGCGTTGGTGGCAGACACCAGATCATCGTTGCCTGCCGAAACCAGCAGGAAAGGGGGCAAATCTCCATGCACCTGATGGACAGGCATCACTTCTTTGCGGTTGGGTTCTTCACCAAAGATGCCGTCCAGAGGAGGAATGTCGTAGGGTCCGGCAATGCCAATCACCCCTTTGAAGTCGGTGGTTTTGAGGCCTTCTGCGGGCAGGAACGCAGGGTTCACCAGAGCCATGACGGTGTTGTAGGCCCCTGCAGAGTGGCCCATCAGGAACATGCGCTCTGGATTGCCTGAGTAGTCTCTGGCATGGTCTTTGACCCATTTGAAAGCTTTTGCGGTGTCTTGAACAAACGCAGGGTACTGCACCTCTGGATAAAGCCGGTAATTGATCAGGACCGTGAGGTAACCTGCTCTGGCAAAGGATTCTCCGATGAATTTGAAGTCGTCTTTCTTGTATTTCTGCCAGGTGCCTCCATGCACGAAGACCAGCACCGGATGGGTGCCCCTCTGGCGTGGCAGATAAAGGTCGAGTTTCTGTTTGGAATGATCACCATAAGGCACATCTTTGATGACCTTCAGACCTCGCACCACACTGAAGGTGTTGATGGTGTCCATCAAAAGCTGACTGGAGGTCTGGGCCAGAGCAGGCCCACCAGAAAGGGCAATCAGGGTGAACAATAAGGTTTTGATGTTTTTGATTTTCATGGGGTCAGTCTAACCAGCCCTTTTGCAGGTTGCAGTGATGGTTTTGACCCGGTATAAACCCTTAGCTGTATAAATCGTATACTTGTATACGTTATACATTACGGTATAATTGTCTATATGAGTTTACTGGACATGATCGGTCCTGTGATGATCGGCCCGAGCAGCAGCCACACCGCTGGTGCTTGCCGCATCGGATTGGCAGCATGCCAACTGCTGGGCCACACCCCTGAAAAAGCCCGCATTGGACTCTATGCCAGCTTTGCCAAAACCGGCAAAGG is a genomic window containing:
- a CDS encoding alpha/beta hydrolase, encoding MKIKLLLATALLTLPLVAQAQNRDLNLLNTLTVTRDLQVQHNIPYGTESRQKLDIYLPRQKGTHPVVVFVHGGSWQSYSKDNFEFVGESFARAGYVTVLVNYRLAPQFTYPAFVQDTVKAFKWVKDNIQQHSGNPNEVFVMGHSAGAYNVAEAIINQDLLSAEGLKPTDFKGVIGIAGPYDFDPAFTPGVFGTYLREQAMPANHVKGELPPFLLLVAQNDELVAPENATSMKKALKANGTPVELVTIPRVNHGEILGALMRRLSGFFPPVRQTVLDFMKKNL
- a CDS encoding alpha/beta hydrolase; amino-acid sequence: MKIKNIKTLLFTLIALSGGPALAQTSSQLLMDTINTFSVVRGLKVIKDVPYGDHSKQKLDLYLPRQRGTHPVLVFVHGGTWQKYKKDDFKFIGESFARAGYLTVLINYRLYPEVQYPAFVQDTAKAFKWVKDHARDYSGNPERMFLMGHSAGAYNTVMALVNPAFLPAEGLKTTDFKGVIGIAGPYDIPPLDGIFGEEPNRKEVMPVHQVHGDLPPFLLVSAGNDDLVSATNAVRLEQALKNNQTPVSTVTVPNLGHSDVLITLMRRTSGFFTLRQTVLDFMQKQP